AAGCCCGGGAACGATGCCCCGGTTGATCGTGCCCTTTCCAGTATTAACACTGGAAAGAGGGCGCAAAGTATATAGACAAAAGAAGACCGGGGCAAGCCCCGGCCTCAATTTATCTTACTCTACGATCTTGGCCACCACGCCGGCGCCAACGGTACGGCCACCTTCGCGGATCGCGAAGCGCAGACCGTCTTCCATGGCGATCGGTGCGATCAGCTCAACGTCCATCTGCACGTTATCGCCCGGCATCACCATCTCGGTGCCTTCCGGCAGCGTACAGGCACCGGTCACGTCGGTGGTACGGAAGTAGAACTGCGGACGGTAGCCGTTGAAGAACGGAGTGTGACGACCGCCTTCGTCCTTGCCCAGCACGTACACCTCGGCAACGAACTTGGTGTGCGGGGTGATCGATCCCGGCTTCGCCAGAACCTGACCACGCTCCACTTCGTCACGCTTGGTGCCACGCAGCAGCACGCCAACGTTCTCACCCGCGCGGCCTTCGTCCAGCAGCTTGCGGAACATCTCAACACCGGTACAGGTGGTCTTGGTGGTATCTTTGATACCCACAATCTCGATCTCTTCACCCACCTTGATGATGCCACGCTCCACACGACCGGTTACCACGGTACCGCGGCCGGAGATGGAGAACACATCCTCGATCGGCATCAGGAACGGCAGGTCCACCGCACGCTCCGGCTCCGGAATGTACTCGTCCAGCGTTTCCACCAGCTTCTGTACCGCCGGCATGCCGATCTCGCTGGTGTCGCCTTCCAGCGCTTTCAGAGCGGAACCCTTGATGATCGGGGTGTCGTCGCCCGGGAAGTCGTAGTCGCTCAGCAGCTCACGCACTTCCATTTCAACCAGTTCCAGCAGCTCTTCATCGTCCACCATGTCCGCTTTGTTCAGGAACACAACGATGTACGGCACGCCCACCTGGCGAGACAGCAGAATGTGCTCCCGCGTTTGCGGCATCGGGCCGTCCGCCGCGGACACCACCAGAATCGCGCCGTCCATCTGCGCCGCGCCGGTGATCATGTTCTTCACGTAGTCGGCGTGACCCGGGCAGTCAACGTGCGCGTAGTGACGGGTCGGAGAGTCGTACTCCACGTGGGAGGTCGCGATCGTAATACCACGCTCACGCTCTTCCGGGGCGTTATCGATCTGATCGAAGGCGCTCGCCGAACCAGAACCCCACACCTCGAAGCACACCCGCGTCAAAGCGGCCGTCAGCGTCGTCTTACCATGGTCAACGTGACCAATCGTGCCCACGTTTACGTGCGGTTTATTACGTTCAAACTTTTCCTTTGCCACGGTTCTATACCTTTACAAATTCACCGTAAATTTAAGATTTCTTGCCGCTGATCACGTCTTCGGCAATATTGCGCGGAGCCTCGGAGTACTTCAGGAACTCCATGGAGTAGCTGGCACGCCCCTGGGACATGGAACGCACGTCGGTGGCGTAGCCGAACATCTCGGACAGCGGCACCTCGGCGCGAATCACTTTGCCGGAGACGGTGTCATCCATACCCTGGACGGTACCACGACGACGGTTCAGGTCACCCATCACGTCACCCATGTACTCTTCCGGAGTGACCACTTCCACTTTCATGATCGGCTCCAGCAGGACCGCGCCGGCTTCCTTGGCGGCATTACGCACCGCCAGGCCACCCGCCATGCGGAAGGCGTTCTCGTTGGAATCCACTTCGTGGTAGGAGCCATCATACAGAATGGCCTTCACACCCAGGATCGGATAACCAGCGAGCACGCCAGACTGCAGCTGCTCATCGATACCCTTCTGGATCGCGCCAAAGTATTCCTTCGGCACCACACCACCATGGATTTGTTCCTCGAACTGGAACTCCTCGTCCCGGTCGATCGGCTCGAACTTAACCTTGACGTGACCATACTGGCCACGACCACCGGACTGCTTGACGAACTTGCCTTCAACGTCGGCGGGCTTGGTGAAGGTTTCACGGTACGCCACCTGCGGCGCGCCCACGTTTGCTTCCACCTTGAACTCGCGCTTCATGCGGTCAACGATGATGTCCAGGTGCAGCTCACCCATACCGGAGATGATGGTCTGGCCGGTCTCCTCGTCGGTCTTCACGCGGAAAGAGGGGTCTTCCTGAGCCAGACGACCCAGCGCCAGCCCCATCTTTTCCTGGTCGGCCTTGGATTTGGGCTCCACCGCCACGGAAATTACCGGCTCGGGGAATTCCATCCGCTCCAGCACGATCACCTTGTTCTGATCACACAGGGTGTCACCGGTGGTGACATCCTTCAGCCCCACGCAAGCGGCGATGTCGCCGGCACGGACTTCCTTGATCTCTTCACGGCTGTTCGCATGCATCTGCAACAGGCGACCGATCCGCTCCTTCTTCAACTTCACGGAGTTCATCACGCTGTCACCGGAGTTCACCACGCCGGAGTAAACACGGATGAAGGTCAGAGAGCCTACAAACGGGTCGGTAGCGATCTTGAAGGCCAGGGCGGAGAAGGGCTCATCGTCGGACGATTTGCGGGACTCAACGGTCTCGCCATCTTCCAGCGTACCCTGAATCGCCTTCACCTCATCCGGAGCGGGCAGGAATTCAACCACCGCGTCGAGCATGGCCTGCACGCCCTTGTTCTTGAACGCGGAGCCGCACAGAGCCAGAACGATCTCGTTGGCCAGAACCTGCTGACGCAGCCCGGTCTTGATCTCTTCATTATTGAGATCACCCTCTTCCAGGTACTTCTCCATCAGCTCTTCAGACGCTTCCGCCGCGGATTCCACCATCTGCTCGCGCAGTTCGGCGCAACGACCGGCGATATCTTCCGGGATATCGCGCTCGTCGTAGGTCATCCCCATGTCGTCTTCGTTCCAGAAGATCGCCTTCATGCGGATCAGGTCGACCACGCCCTTGAACTCGTCTTCCGCGCCGATGTTGTATTGGATCGGCACGACCTTGCCCCCAAGACGGGTGCGAATCTGGTCGCATACGCGATCGAAGTTGGCGCCAGCACGGTCCATTTTGTTAACGAACACGATACGGGGCACTTCATACTTGTTGGCCTGACGCCACACTGTTTCGGACTGCGGCTCCACACCGGAAGTACCACAGAACACCACAACGGCACCGTCAAGCACCCGCAGGGAACGCTCCACCTCAATGGTGAAGTCCACGTGCCCGGGGGTGTCGATGATGTTGATGCGATGCTGTTCGTACTGCTTGTCCATGCCCTGCCAGAAACAGGTGGTCGCGGCGGAGGTGATGGTGATACCCCGCTCTTGCTCCTGCTCCATCCAGTCCATGGTCGCGGCACCATCATGCACTTCACCGATTTTGTGAGACACACCGGTGTAGAACAGAACCCGCTCGGTGGTGGTGGTTTTACCCGCGTCCACGTGGGCGCAGATACCGATGTTGCGATAGCGGTTGAGAGGAGTCTTACGTGCCACGCTGCTAACCTCGAGTCTCTGGATCCAATACAAAAACCGGCCTGATCGCAGGCCGGTTTACTCTGTCTACGCTCTGCCTTAGAAGCGGAAGTGGGAGAAGGCTTTGTTCGCCTCCGCCATGCGGTGTACGTCTTCCCGCTTCTTCATCGCCGCGCCTTTACCTTCAGCGGCGTCCATCACCTCACCGGCGAGGCGCTGGGCCATGCTCTTCTCACCCCGCTTACGCGCGGAGTCCACCAGCCAACGCATGGCCAGGGCGGTACGACGACTGGGACGAACTTCCACCGGCACCTGATAGGTGGCGCCACCAACACGACGGCTCTTC
This sequence is a window from Alloalcanivorax dieselolei B5. Protein-coding genes within it:
- the tuf gene encoding elongation factor Tu, producing MAKEKFERNKPHVNVGTIGHVDHGKTTLTAALTRVCFEVWGSGSASAFDQIDNAPEERERGITIATSHVEYDSPTRHYAHVDCPGHADYVKNMITGAAQMDGAILVVSAADGPMPQTREHILLSRQVGVPYIVVFLNKADMVDDEELLELVEMEVRELLSDYDFPGDDTPIIKGSALKALEGDTSEIGMPAVQKLVETLDEYIPEPERAVDLPFLMPIEDVFSISGRGTVVTGRVERGIIKVGEEIEIVGIKDTTKTTCTGVEMFRKLLDEGRAGENVGVLLRGTKRDEVERGQVLAKPGSITPHTKFVAEVYVLGKDEGGRHTPFFNGYRPQFYFRTTDVTGACTLPEGTEMVMPGDNVQMDVELIAPIAMEDGLRFAIREGGRTVGAGVVAKIVE
- the fusA gene encoding elongation factor G, which produces MARKTPLNRYRNIGICAHVDAGKTTTTERVLFYTGVSHKIGEVHDGAATMDWMEQEQERGITITSAATTCFWQGMDKQYEQHRINIIDTPGHVDFTIEVERSLRVLDGAVVVFCGTSGVEPQSETVWRQANKYEVPRIVFVNKMDRAGANFDRVCDQIRTRLGGKVVPIQYNIGAEDEFKGVVDLIRMKAIFWNEDDMGMTYDERDIPEDIAGRCAELREQMVESAAEASEELMEKYLEEGDLNNEEIKTGLRQQVLANEIVLALCGSAFKNKGVQAMLDAVVEFLPAPDEVKAIQGTLEDGETVESRKSSDDEPFSALAFKIATDPFVGSLTFIRVYSGVVNSGDSVMNSVKLKKERIGRLLQMHANSREEIKEVRAGDIAACVGLKDVTTGDTLCDQNKVIVLERMEFPEPVISVAVEPKSKADQEKMGLALGRLAQEDPSFRVKTDEETGQTIISGMGELHLDIIVDRMKREFKVEANVGAPQVAYRETFTKPADVEGKFVKQSGGRGQYGHVKVKFEPIDRDEEFQFEEQIHGGVVPKEYFGAIQKGIDEQLQSGVLAGYPILGVKAILYDGSYHEVDSNENAFRMAGGLAVRNAAKEAGAVLLEPIMKVEVVTPEEYMGDVMGDLNRRRGTVQGMDDTVSGKVIRAEVPLSEMFGYATDVRSMSQGRASYSMEFLKYSEAPRNIAEDVISGKKS
- the rpsG gene encoding 30S ribosomal protein S7 → MPRRRVVAKREILPDPKFGSQLLAKFMNHVMVDGKKSVAERIVYGALDIVTERKSGEALELFEKALDNIRPVVEVKSRRVGGATYQVPVEVRPSRRTALAMRWLVDSARKRGEKSMAQRLAGEVMDAAEGKGAAMKKREDVHRMAEANKAFSHFRF